Proteins encoded in a region of the Isosphaeraceae bacterium EP7 genome:
- a CDS encoding Nramp family divalent metal transporter, producing MSRIEEAGGRRSLSEVHGSVSVTHANPLKRMYAFLGPAYLVSVGYMDPGNWATDLEGGARFGYALIWVLLMSNLIAVLLQTLSARLGVVTGHDLAQACRAEYSRRVNFALWLMAEVAIAATDLAEVLGTIIALKLLFGLPMLWGCLITALDTFLLLWLQKFGMRRMEAFILALVCTIGACFLLQIVLAQPDFGLIVGGLRPSLPPGALFVAIGILGATVMPHNLYLHSALVQSRQIGHDQKSKAVACKYNLIDTAIALNAAFFVNAAILILSAAVFHANGQNVASIEEAYKLLPTFLAPVAPTLFGIALLCAGQSSTLTGTLAGQIVMEGYLDLKVAPWLRRVVTRSLAIIPAVVVISLTGEGSTQQLLVLSQVILSLQLSFAVIPLIHFTSDAKNMGSFATPWWGKALAWLSAAAIVGLNGKLVFDQIDTWIELARSSNLALGPIPAWWAVAVALYGLAAAVLGLLAWVTLKPWLQPAPAWTPQPAIELDWADALRPRPLSTIGVALEHNANDGEILNRALSLAAAGKTSLVLIHVVDTPMTRIYGAETADRETEADERYLAEVVRVLEQKGYDARAVLLYGPDRAGEIVGYLRRTPVDLLVVGSHGHGLVRDLLFGQTVDKVRHSLEIPMLVARPDRTAGGPVVEGA from the coding sequence ATGAGTCGGATCGAGGAAGCGGGAGGGCGGCGGAGCCTGTCGGAAGTGCATGGGTCGGTGTCCGTGACGCATGCGAACCCTCTGAAACGGATGTACGCGTTCCTCGGGCCGGCCTATCTGGTGAGCGTCGGCTACATGGACCCGGGCAACTGGGCGACCGACCTGGAAGGGGGCGCACGCTTCGGCTACGCCCTGATCTGGGTGCTGCTGATGTCCAACCTCATCGCCGTGCTGCTCCAGACGCTCTCTGCCAGGCTTGGGGTGGTCACCGGCCACGACCTGGCCCAGGCCTGCCGCGCCGAGTACTCGCGCCGGGTGAACTTCGCCCTCTGGCTGATGGCCGAGGTGGCGATCGCCGCCACCGACCTGGCCGAGGTGCTGGGCACGATCATCGCCCTGAAGCTGCTCTTCGGCCTGCCGATGCTCTGGGGCTGCCTGATCACGGCGCTCGACACGTTCCTGCTGCTCTGGCTGCAGAAGTTCGGCATGCGGAGGATGGAAGCGTTCATCCTGGCGCTGGTCTGCACCATCGGCGCCTGCTTCCTGCTCCAGATCGTGCTGGCCCAGCCCGACTTCGGCCTGATCGTCGGCGGCCTGAGGCCGTCCCTCCCGCCCGGCGCCCTGTTCGTGGCCATCGGGATCCTGGGCGCCACGGTGATGCCGCACAACCTCTATTTGCACTCGGCCCTGGTCCAGTCGAGGCAGATCGGCCACGACCAGAAGAGCAAGGCGGTGGCCTGCAAGTACAACCTGATCGACACGGCCATCGCGCTGAACGCGGCCTTTTTCGTCAACGCGGCGATCCTGATCCTGAGCGCGGCGGTCTTCCACGCCAACGGCCAGAACGTGGCCAGCATCGAGGAAGCGTACAAGCTGCTGCCCACCTTTTTAGCCCCGGTGGCGCCCACCCTGTTCGGCATCGCGCTGCTGTGCGCCGGGCAGAGCTCAACGCTGACCGGGACGCTCGCCGGACAGATCGTGATGGAGGGCTACCTCGACCTGAAGGTGGCCCCCTGGCTCCGGCGCGTGGTCACGCGGTCGCTGGCGATCATCCCGGCAGTGGTCGTCATCTCGCTGACCGGCGAGGGCTCGACGCAGCAGTTGCTGGTGCTTAGCCAGGTGATCCTCAGCTTGCAGCTCTCCTTCGCGGTGATCCCCCTGATCCACTTCACGTCGGACGCCAAGAACATGGGGTCGTTCGCCACCCCCTGGTGGGGCAAGGCGCTCGCCTGGCTCTCGGCCGCCGCGATCGTGGGCCTCAACGGCAAGCTCGTCTTCGACCAGATCGACACCTGGATCGAGCTCGCGCGCAGCTCCAACCTGGCCCTGGGCCCCATCCCCGCCTGGTGGGCCGTTGCGGTCGCCCTCTACGGCCTGGCCGCCGCGGTCCTGGGCCTGCTCGCGTGGGTGACCCTGAAGCCCTGGCTTCAGCCGGCACCCGCCTGGACGCCCCAGCCCGCCATCGAGTTGGACTGGGCCGACGCCCTGCGCCCCCGGCCGCTGTCGACGATCGGCGTGGCCCTGGAGCACAACGCCAACGACGGCGAGATCCTCAACCGGGCCCTCAGCCTGGCCGCCGCAGGCAAGACGAGCCTGGTCCTGATCCACGTCGTGGACACCCCGATGACCCGAATCTACGGCGCCGAGACCGCCGACCGCGAGACCGAGGCCGACGAGCGCTACCTCGCCGAGGTCGTCCGCGTCCTCGAGCAGAAGGGCTACGACGCCCGGGCCGTCCTCCTCTACGGCCCCGACCGGGCCGGCGAGATCGTCGGCTACCTGAGGCGCACCCCTGTCGACCTCCTCGT